The proteins below are encoded in one region of Belonocnema kinseyi isolate 2016_QV_RU_SX_M_011 chromosome 5, B_treatae_v1, whole genome shotgun sequence:
- the LOC117172488 gene encoding uncharacterized protein LOC117172488 has protein sequence MWCDVGQSCAMMGLQATAGKRKLEGGVGCMEFDMDVGESPSKLGRVEGSWWAMEEGYTAPLSQTTSPSYFEMESSSPCLQANPCQPAASPPPPAQLHHSQHYYQRGPANNGYNQLSRPQPQWAQPHHYEPPTIRRDENGKSYLELGSCYRANERCCEGSRTSWCRRGRACYRQRRLAVLNISMCKLARYRQFPDPSLHRSVLICNTLRHLEREMERDRSPPPMEPVVPAPMAQLQPPEQGRLTPFPLPPFSSAETDADSGIGDSDDSRSINWGSVLSLSSQSPLDPLNNNELLDVDLSPDLDLDLLPGWKLTPLSADDILRSTNVHDHQLSNGSIGGAGSTCNTSSNHESLMCVGS, from the coding sequence AGTTGTGCAATGATGGGTTTGCAGGCCACGGCAGGAAAACGTAAGCTGGAGGGAGGAGTGGGCTGCATGGAATTTGACATGGATGTGGGGGAGAGCCCCTCAAAGCTTGGTCGAGTCGAAGGAAGCTGGTGGGCGATGGAGGAAGGTTACACGGCGCCCCTTAGTCAAACGACATCGCCCTCGTACTTCGAAATGGAGTCATCGTCGCCCTGCTTGCAGGCGAATCCCTGCCAACCGGCAGCCAGTCCACCACCCCCGGCTCAGCTGCATCATTCGCAGCACTACTACCAACGCGGTCCCGCAAACAATGGCTACAATCAGCTTTCGAGGCCGCAACCTCAGTGGGCTCAGCCCCATCACTACGAACCCCCGACGATAAGACGGGATGAAAACGGCAAGAGTTACCTGGAGCTTGGCTCGTGCTACCGTGCCAACGAGAGATGCTGCGAGGGATCGAGAACCAGCTGGTGTAGAAGAGGGAGAGCCTGCTACCGACAGAGAAGGCTTGCCGTCCTCAACATCTCCATGTGCAAGTTAGCGAGGTATCGCCAATTCCCGGACCCTAGCCTACACCGATCGGTGCTCATCTGCAATACCTTAAGGCATCTAGAGAGGGAAATGGAAAGGGACAGGAGTCCGCCACCTATGGAACCTGTAGTCCCAGCTCCCATGGCCCAACTCCAACCTCCGGAACAAGGCAGGCTAACGCCCTTTCCCCTACCTCCATTCTCTTCCGCAGAGACTGACGCCGACTCCGGCATCGGCGATAGTGACGATAGCCGGTCTATAAATTGGGGAAGCGTACTCTCCCTCTCGAGTCAATCGCCCCTCGACCCCCTTAACAACAACGAGCTCCTCGACGTCGACCTAAGTCCCGATCTAGACCTCGATCTACTGCCAGGATGGAAGCTCACTCCGCTTTCGGCGGACGACATACTCAGGAGTACAAATGTCCATGATCATCAGCTTTCCAACGGCTCTATAGGCGGTGCTGGCTCCACTTGTAATACGAGTAGTAACCACGAGTCGCTCATGTGCGTTGGATCATAG